A part of Eubacterium sp. AB3007 genomic DNA contains:
- a CDS encoding YebC/PmpR family DNA-binding transcriptional regulator, with the protein MGRHGTIAGRKAAQDSKRAALFTKYAKTITVAAKDGGDPEYNASLRVAIEKAKSIGMPNDNITRAIKKGTGEIEGASYDELKFEGYGAGGVAIIVDCLTDNTNRTTSAVRSLFDKHGGNLGTPGCVTYMFDRKGVIILEKGDLDEDTVMDAALEAGAEDMITNEDNFQILTDPSDYPAVDDALRKAGFEIVESEVEYVPSVESTPDEKDLKKLKKLVTFLEDNDDVQNVHTNCAVDLDEVE; encoded by the coding sequence AGGTAGGAAGGCAGCACAGGATTCCAAGAGAGCTGCTTTGTTCACAAAGTACGCGAAGACGATCACGGTAGCAGCGAAGGACGGAGGAGATCCGGAATACAATGCAAGCCTGAGAGTCGCCATCGAGAAGGCGAAGAGCATCGGCATGCCGAACGATAACATCACCCGTGCCATCAAGAAAGGTACAGGTGAGATCGAGGGAGCATCCTATGATGAGTTGAAGTTTGAGGGATACGGCGCCGGTGGTGTGGCCATCATCGTAGATTGCCTGACTGACAACACCAACCGTACGACATCAGCAGTCAGATCTTTGTTCGACAAGCACGGTGGAAATCTGGGAACTCCGGGATGCGTCACCTATATGTTCGACCGGAAGGGCGTCATCATCCTGGAGAAGGGTGATCTTGACGAAGATACAGTCATGGATGCAGCTCTGGAGGCTGGTGCAGAAGATATGATCACCAACGAGGACAACTTCCAGATCCTGACGGATCCTTCGGACTATCCTGCTGTGGATGATGCATTGAGAAAGGCCGGGTTCGAGATCGTAGAGTCTGAGGTGGAATACGTACCCTCTGTGGAGAGCACCCCTGATGAGAAGGACCTGAAGAAACTGAAGAAATTGGTCACTTTCCTTGAGGACAACGACGACGTGCAGAACGTACACACCAACTGCGCTGTTGATCTGGACGAGGTCGAGTAG